One window of the Sebastes umbrosus isolate fSebUmb1 chromosome 1, fSebUmb1.pri, whole genome shotgun sequence genome contains the following:
- the odad1 gene encoding coiled-coil domain-containing protein 114 isoform X1, with protein sequence MPRGRTTTSARSDSSEMDIDGTAESEIAKLQRQFRIMEGDRQAYSIQAREQIRKQQQEIEKLLKEQEELHRNLGACKSLSRQQQDSEDTQSLRALLEQRDMLEEELGTQKQCQKEQEKEIANMELKLAGLRKGKVSTGDTQRSEARRTQKAIRTLEYKLDRSLTRFNEQLTKNSHLREELQTLHIERVRFQQLHNRLDKELYDSRKKIGEVVSLSTAAYDARVEAQSKMTMMREKAVKDLAQYNAEMKELERVIAHEFSLKEFMTTKCSERSGQDEGHEMGHRQLSELKEQRRMDSGEESLDTLEEVFQRIQTVTGEDNLDMLVTRFIQVEDRNFALFNFVNEQNNEAEALRDQIIHTQAEIEQFRVASLQQEQDHRSLLRDIVEQQKETESQAEDYENQAGIMSKILDEVKTGVNSIFSKVECDRSVIEDTLGSSSGISENNIMSYLGLVEQKTNELLTIQAFLNSKDLEKDYNPKDLAKFLLGQNPELLQKSVSIQPAINSVEYDAEESPVTDEEERPLSQWELRRRIMKGVLRKESSARQAATKASKIGQQFDGKRRSLEDALI encoded by the exons ATGCCTCGAGGAAGAACGACCACAAGTGCCCGCTCAGACAGCAGTGAGATGGATATTGATGGTACAG cagaatCAGAGATAGCCAAGCTGCAGAGACAGTTCAGGATCATGGAAGGAGATCGGCAGGCCTACAGCATTCAGGCCCGGGAACAGATCCGCAAACAACA GCAGGAGATTGAGAAGCTGCTGAAGGAGCAGGAAGAGCTGCATCGAAACCTTGGTGCATGTAAGAGCTTGTCACGCCAACAGCAGGACAGTGAGGACACCCAGAGTCTTCGTGCTCTGCTGGAGCAGAGGGACATGCTAGAGGAGGAGCTGGGAACACAGAAGCAGTGTCAAAAAGAGCAAGAGAAGGAG ATTGCAAACATGGAGTTGAAGCTGGCAGGGCTGAGAAAAGGGAAGGTCAGTACTGGGGATACACAAAGGTCTGAGGCACGGCGGACTCAGAAGGCCATACGCACTTTGGAATACAAACTGGACAGA TCCTTGACTCGCTTCAATGAGCAGCTGACCAAAAACAGCCACCTGAGAGAGGAGTTGCAGACTCTTCATATTGAGCGCGTCCGTTTCCAGCAACTACACAACAGGCTGgacaag GAACTTTACGATAGCCGCAAGAAGATCGGGGAAGTTGTCAGCCTGTCCACCGCTGCTTACGACGCCAG GGTGGAGGCTCAGTCCAAGATGACCATGATGAGGGAGAAGGCTGTGAAGGACCTCGCCCAGTACAACGCTGAGATGAAGGAGCTGGAGAGGGTTATCGCACACGAGTTCAGCCTGAAAGAGTTTATGACCACCAAGTGCAGCGAGAGGAGCGGGCAGGATGAGGGCCACGAGATGGGACACAGACAAC TGTCAGAGctgaaggagcagaggaggatggACTCTGGGGAAGAGTCGCTGGACACTCTAGAGGAGGTGTTCCAGAGGATCCAGACTGTGACCGGGGAGGACAACCTGGACATGCTGGTCACCAGGTTCATCCAGG TTGAAGACCGGAACTTTGCACTCTTCAACTTTGTAAATGAACAAAACAATGAGGCTGAGGCACTAAGAGATCAAATCATccat ACACAAGCAGAGATTGAGCAGTTTCGAGTAGCAAGTTTGCAGCAGGAGCAAGATCATCGCTCTCTGCTGAGAGATATCGTTGAGCAACAAAAGGAAACCGAGTCTCAAGCTGAGGACTATGAAAACCAAGCCGGCATCATGAGCAAAATCCTGGACGAGGTCAAAACAG GAGTGAACAGCATCTTCTCTAAAGTGGAGTGCGACCGCTCAGTGATCGAGGACACACTGGGCTCCTCTTCAGGGATCAGTGAGAACAACATCATGTCCTACCTGGGTCTGGTAGAGCAGAAGACCAACGAGCTGCTCACCATACAAGCTTTCCTCAATTCTAAA GATCTGGAAAAGGACTACAATCCAAAAGACCTAGCCAAATTTCTTTTGGGTCAAAATCCAGAGCTGCTTCAGAAGAGTGTCAGCATCCAACCTGCAATCAACAG TGTGGAGTATGATGCAGAAGAGTCTCCTGTCACTGATGAGGAAGAACGGCCACTTTCACAGTGGGAACTTCGCAGAAGAATAATGAAAGGG GTTCTGAGGAAAGAGAGTTCAGCCCGACAGGCAGCAACCAAAGCCTCAAAGATCGGTCAGCAGTTTGATGGCAAACGGCGCTCGCTGGAGGACGCACTAATCTGA
- the odad1 gene encoding coiled-coil domain-containing protein 114 isoform X2 produces MPRGRTTTSARSDSSEMDIDGTESEIAKLQRQFRIMEGDRQAYSIQAREQIRKQQQEIEKLLKEQEELHRNLGACKSLSRQQQDSEDTQSLRALLEQRDMLEEELGTQKQCQKEQEKEIANMELKLAGLRKGKVSTGDTQRSEARRTQKAIRTLEYKLDRSLTRFNEQLTKNSHLREELQTLHIERVRFQQLHNRLDKELYDSRKKIGEVVSLSTAAYDARVEAQSKMTMMREKAVKDLAQYNAEMKELERVIAHEFSLKEFMTTKCSERSGQDEGHEMGHRQLSELKEQRRMDSGEESLDTLEEVFQRIQTVTGEDNLDMLVTRFIQVEDRNFALFNFVNEQNNEAEALRDQIIHTQAEIEQFRVASLQQEQDHRSLLRDIVEQQKETESQAEDYENQAGIMSKILDEVKTGVNSIFSKVECDRSVIEDTLGSSSGISENNIMSYLGLVEQKTNELLTIQAFLNSKDLEKDYNPKDLAKFLLGQNPELLQKSVSIQPAINSVEYDAEESPVTDEEERPLSQWELRRRIMKGVLRKESSARQAATKASKIGQQFDGKRRSLEDALI; encoded by the exons ATGCCTCGAGGAAGAACGACCACAAGTGCCCGCTCAGACAGCAGTGAGATGGATATTGATGGTACAG aatCAGAGATAGCCAAGCTGCAGAGACAGTTCAGGATCATGGAAGGAGATCGGCAGGCCTACAGCATTCAGGCCCGGGAACAGATCCGCAAACAACA GCAGGAGATTGAGAAGCTGCTGAAGGAGCAGGAAGAGCTGCATCGAAACCTTGGTGCATGTAAGAGCTTGTCACGCCAACAGCAGGACAGTGAGGACACCCAGAGTCTTCGTGCTCTGCTGGAGCAGAGGGACATGCTAGAGGAGGAGCTGGGAACACAGAAGCAGTGTCAAAAAGAGCAAGAGAAGGAG ATTGCAAACATGGAGTTGAAGCTGGCAGGGCTGAGAAAAGGGAAGGTCAGTACTGGGGATACACAAAGGTCTGAGGCACGGCGGACTCAGAAGGCCATACGCACTTTGGAATACAAACTGGACAGA TCCTTGACTCGCTTCAATGAGCAGCTGACCAAAAACAGCCACCTGAGAGAGGAGTTGCAGACTCTTCATATTGAGCGCGTCCGTTTCCAGCAACTACACAACAGGCTGgacaag GAACTTTACGATAGCCGCAAGAAGATCGGGGAAGTTGTCAGCCTGTCCACCGCTGCTTACGACGCCAG GGTGGAGGCTCAGTCCAAGATGACCATGATGAGGGAGAAGGCTGTGAAGGACCTCGCCCAGTACAACGCTGAGATGAAGGAGCTGGAGAGGGTTATCGCACACGAGTTCAGCCTGAAAGAGTTTATGACCACCAAGTGCAGCGAGAGGAGCGGGCAGGATGAGGGCCACGAGATGGGACACAGACAAC TGTCAGAGctgaaggagcagaggaggatggACTCTGGGGAAGAGTCGCTGGACACTCTAGAGGAGGTGTTCCAGAGGATCCAGACTGTGACCGGGGAGGACAACCTGGACATGCTGGTCACCAGGTTCATCCAGG TTGAAGACCGGAACTTTGCACTCTTCAACTTTGTAAATGAACAAAACAATGAGGCTGAGGCACTAAGAGATCAAATCATccat ACACAAGCAGAGATTGAGCAGTTTCGAGTAGCAAGTTTGCAGCAGGAGCAAGATCATCGCTCTCTGCTGAGAGATATCGTTGAGCAACAAAAGGAAACCGAGTCTCAAGCTGAGGACTATGAAAACCAAGCCGGCATCATGAGCAAAATCCTGGACGAGGTCAAAACAG GAGTGAACAGCATCTTCTCTAAAGTGGAGTGCGACCGCTCAGTGATCGAGGACACACTGGGCTCCTCTTCAGGGATCAGTGAGAACAACATCATGTCCTACCTGGGTCTGGTAGAGCAGAAGACCAACGAGCTGCTCACCATACAAGCTTTCCTCAATTCTAAA GATCTGGAAAAGGACTACAATCCAAAAGACCTAGCCAAATTTCTTTTGGGTCAAAATCCAGAGCTGCTTCAGAAGAGTGTCAGCATCCAACCTGCAATCAACAG TGTGGAGTATGATGCAGAAGAGTCTCCTGTCACTGATGAGGAAGAACGGCCACTTTCACAGTGGGAACTTCGCAGAAGAATAATGAAAGGG GTTCTGAGGAAAGAGAGTTCAGCCCGACAGGCAGCAACCAAAGCCTCAAAGATCGGTCAGCAGTTTGATGGCAAACGGCGCTCGCTGGAGGACGCACTAATCTGA
- the odad1 gene encoding coiled-coil domain-containing protein 114 isoform X3, which translates to MPRGRTTTSARSDSSEMDIDAESEIAKLQRQFRIMEGDRQAYSIQAREQIRKQQQEIEKLLKEQEELHRNLGACKSLSRQQQDSEDTQSLRALLEQRDMLEEELGTQKQCQKEQEKEIANMELKLAGLRKGKVSTGDTQRSEARRTQKAIRTLEYKLDRSLTRFNEQLTKNSHLREELQTLHIERVRFQQLHNRLDKELYDSRKKIGEVVSLSTAAYDARVEAQSKMTMMREKAVKDLAQYNAEMKELERVIAHEFSLKEFMTTKCSERSGQDEGHEMGHRQLSELKEQRRMDSGEESLDTLEEVFQRIQTVTGEDNLDMLVTRFIQVEDRNFALFNFVNEQNNEAEALRDQIIHTQAEIEQFRVASLQQEQDHRSLLRDIVEQQKETESQAEDYENQAGIMSKILDEVKTGVNSIFSKVECDRSVIEDTLGSSSGISENNIMSYLGLVEQKTNELLTIQAFLNSKDLEKDYNPKDLAKFLLGQNPELLQKSVSIQPAINSVEYDAEESPVTDEEERPLSQWELRRRIMKGVLRKESSARQAATKASKIGQQFDGKRRSLEDALI; encoded by the exons ATGCCTCGAGGAAGAACGACCACAAGTGCCCGCTCAGACAGCAGTGAGATGGATATTGATG cagaatCAGAGATAGCCAAGCTGCAGAGACAGTTCAGGATCATGGAAGGAGATCGGCAGGCCTACAGCATTCAGGCCCGGGAACAGATCCGCAAACAACA GCAGGAGATTGAGAAGCTGCTGAAGGAGCAGGAAGAGCTGCATCGAAACCTTGGTGCATGTAAGAGCTTGTCACGCCAACAGCAGGACAGTGAGGACACCCAGAGTCTTCGTGCTCTGCTGGAGCAGAGGGACATGCTAGAGGAGGAGCTGGGAACACAGAAGCAGTGTCAAAAAGAGCAAGAGAAGGAG ATTGCAAACATGGAGTTGAAGCTGGCAGGGCTGAGAAAAGGGAAGGTCAGTACTGGGGATACACAAAGGTCTGAGGCACGGCGGACTCAGAAGGCCATACGCACTTTGGAATACAAACTGGACAGA TCCTTGACTCGCTTCAATGAGCAGCTGACCAAAAACAGCCACCTGAGAGAGGAGTTGCAGACTCTTCATATTGAGCGCGTCCGTTTCCAGCAACTACACAACAGGCTGgacaag GAACTTTACGATAGCCGCAAGAAGATCGGGGAAGTTGTCAGCCTGTCCACCGCTGCTTACGACGCCAG GGTGGAGGCTCAGTCCAAGATGACCATGATGAGGGAGAAGGCTGTGAAGGACCTCGCCCAGTACAACGCTGAGATGAAGGAGCTGGAGAGGGTTATCGCACACGAGTTCAGCCTGAAAGAGTTTATGACCACCAAGTGCAGCGAGAGGAGCGGGCAGGATGAGGGCCACGAGATGGGACACAGACAAC TGTCAGAGctgaaggagcagaggaggatggACTCTGGGGAAGAGTCGCTGGACACTCTAGAGGAGGTGTTCCAGAGGATCCAGACTGTGACCGGGGAGGACAACCTGGACATGCTGGTCACCAGGTTCATCCAGG TTGAAGACCGGAACTTTGCACTCTTCAACTTTGTAAATGAACAAAACAATGAGGCTGAGGCACTAAGAGATCAAATCATccat ACACAAGCAGAGATTGAGCAGTTTCGAGTAGCAAGTTTGCAGCAGGAGCAAGATCATCGCTCTCTGCTGAGAGATATCGTTGAGCAACAAAAGGAAACCGAGTCTCAAGCTGAGGACTATGAAAACCAAGCCGGCATCATGAGCAAAATCCTGGACGAGGTCAAAACAG GAGTGAACAGCATCTTCTCTAAAGTGGAGTGCGACCGCTCAGTGATCGAGGACACACTGGGCTCCTCTTCAGGGATCAGTGAGAACAACATCATGTCCTACCTGGGTCTGGTAGAGCAGAAGACCAACGAGCTGCTCACCATACAAGCTTTCCTCAATTCTAAA GATCTGGAAAAGGACTACAATCCAAAAGACCTAGCCAAATTTCTTTTGGGTCAAAATCCAGAGCTGCTTCAGAAGAGTGTCAGCATCCAACCTGCAATCAACAG TGTGGAGTATGATGCAGAAGAGTCTCCTGTCACTGATGAGGAAGAACGGCCACTTTCACAGTGGGAACTTCGCAGAAGAATAATGAAAGGG GTTCTGAGGAAAGAGAGTTCAGCCCGACAGGCAGCAACCAAAGCCTCAAAGATCGGTCAGCAGTTTGATGGCAAACGGCGCTCGCTGGAGGACGCACTAATCTGA
- the odad1 gene encoding coiled-coil domain-containing protein 114 isoform X4, giving the protein MPRGRTTTSARSDSSEMDIDESEIAKLQRQFRIMEGDRQAYSIQAREQIRKQQQEIEKLLKEQEELHRNLGACKSLSRQQQDSEDTQSLRALLEQRDMLEEELGTQKQCQKEQEKEIANMELKLAGLRKGKVSTGDTQRSEARRTQKAIRTLEYKLDRSLTRFNEQLTKNSHLREELQTLHIERVRFQQLHNRLDKELYDSRKKIGEVVSLSTAAYDARVEAQSKMTMMREKAVKDLAQYNAEMKELERVIAHEFSLKEFMTTKCSERSGQDEGHEMGHRQLSELKEQRRMDSGEESLDTLEEVFQRIQTVTGEDNLDMLVTRFIQVEDRNFALFNFVNEQNNEAEALRDQIIHTQAEIEQFRVASLQQEQDHRSLLRDIVEQQKETESQAEDYENQAGIMSKILDEVKTGVNSIFSKVECDRSVIEDTLGSSSGISENNIMSYLGLVEQKTNELLTIQAFLNSKDLEKDYNPKDLAKFLLGQNPELLQKSVSIQPAINSVEYDAEESPVTDEEERPLSQWELRRRIMKGVLRKESSARQAATKASKIGQQFDGKRRSLEDALI; this is encoded by the exons ATGCCTCGAGGAAGAACGACCACAAGTGCCCGCTCAGACAGCAGTGAGATGGATATTGATG aatCAGAGATAGCCAAGCTGCAGAGACAGTTCAGGATCATGGAAGGAGATCGGCAGGCCTACAGCATTCAGGCCCGGGAACAGATCCGCAAACAACA GCAGGAGATTGAGAAGCTGCTGAAGGAGCAGGAAGAGCTGCATCGAAACCTTGGTGCATGTAAGAGCTTGTCACGCCAACAGCAGGACAGTGAGGACACCCAGAGTCTTCGTGCTCTGCTGGAGCAGAGGGACATGCTAGAGGAGGAGCTGGGAACACAGAAGCAGTGTCAAAAAGAGCAAGAGAAGGAG ATTGCAAACATGGAGTTGAAGCTGGCAGGGCTGAGAAAAGGGAAGGTCAGTACTGGGGATACACAAAGGTCTGAGGCACGGCGGACTCAGAAGGCCATACGCACTTTGGAATACAAACTGGACAGA TCCTTGACTCGCTTCAATGAGCAGCTGACCAAAAACAGCCACCTGAGAGAGGAGTTGCAGACTCTTCATATTGAGCGCGTCCGTTTCCAGCAACTACACAACAGGCTGgacaag GAACTTTACGATAGCCGCAAGAAGATCGGGGAAGTTGTCAGCCTGTCCACCGCTGCTTACGACGCCAG GGTGGAGGCTCAGTCCAAGATGACCATGATGAGGGAGAAGGCTGTGAAGGACCTCGCCCAGTACAACGCTGAGATGAAGGAGCTGGAGAGGGTTATCGCACACGAGTTCAGCCTGAAAGAGTTTATGACCACCAAGTGCAGCGAGAGGAGCGGGCAGGATGAGGGCCACGAGATGGGACACAGACAAC TGTCAGAGctgaaggagcagaggaggatggACTCTGGGGAAGAGTCGCTGGACACTCTAGAGGAGGTGTTCCAGAGGATCCAGACTGTGACCGGGGAGGACAACCTGGACATGCTGGTCACCAGGTTCATCCAGG TTGAAGACCGGAACTTTGCACTCTTCAACTTTGTAAATGAACAAAACAATGAGGCTGAGGCACTAAGAGATCAAATCATccat ACACAAGCAGAGATTGAGCAGTTTCGAGTAGCAAGTTTGCAGCAGGAGCAAGATCATCGCTCTCTGCTGAGAGATATCGTTGAGCAACAAAAGGAAACCGAGTCTCAAGCTGAGGACTATGAAAACCAAGCCGGCATCATGAGCAAAATCCTGGACGAGGTCAAAACAG GAGTGAACAGCATCTTCTCTAAAGTGGAGTGCGACCGCTCAGTGATCGAGGACACACTGGGCTCCTCTTCAGGGATCAGTGAGAACAACATCATGTCCTACCTGGGTCTGGTAGAGCAGAAGACCAACGAGCTGCTCACCATACAAGCTTTCCTCAATTCTAAA GATCTGGAAAAGGACTACAATCCAAAAGACCTAGCCAAATTTCTTTTGGGTCAAAATCCAGAGCTGCTTCAGAAGAGTGTCAGCATCCAACCTGCAATCAACAG TGTGGAGTATGATGCAGAAGAGTCTCCTGTCACTGATGAGGAAGAACGGCCACTTTCACAGTGGGAACTTCGCAGAAGAATAATGAAAGGG GTTCTGAGGAAAGAGAGTTCAGCCCGACAGGCAGCAACCAAAGCCTCAAAGATCGGTCAGCAGTTTGATGGCAAACGGCGCTCGCTGGAGGACGCACTAATCTGA
- the LOC119491478 gene encoding taste receptor type 1 member 3 yields MAAPFTLLVLCWALRLSCGANPPEWFHNISTSLFNLSGDIVLGGLFPINLVSSNFSQRREPNNISCESLSEGGLGLAIVMKYAVDEINGNQNILPGIKLGYEIYDTCRQSAVIVKPTLSFLTAKSNKALSVECNYTNYETSVSAVIGPSSSEMVSVIGKLLGFFLMPQVSYSATSDKFSNNLLYPSFFRTVPSDKWQVDVMALLMKEFNWNWVAVVGSEEEYGQRGVQEFSKVAENMSICVAYQGLIPVYTDSEQAINTIINNILATKVGVVVVFSLPEQVEILFKEVIRRNVTAVWIASTSWTLSNLMISLPNIQTIGTIIGFIDKTQTLDLLTAYTQELFTKISEEMEKTSAPAPKSKGNHDNPCPQCWYLSPANISLVTDPEVKRKAFSVYAAIYSVAQALHDLLECNSTACMYGSDTKIYPWKLLEVLRNTSVDINGTHLEFDSNGNPNRGYDMIEWVWKASDLEFTTVGAFYKQLSINKTLFKWHTKNSEVPQSTCSAACEEGQVRRVKGFHSCCFDCIDCLAGTYQKNEEDIQCTKCPDHQWSQNRSTNCTEPTFDVLSWDTPEALEMTLAGVLLLVFQVSVGVVFLKHRGTLLVAASGGILSFAALLSLMGGCLSLLLFLGQPGEVVCRLQLPLTSIFQTVALSIITSISLQILYVTEFPKTAASHLHILRGLGSWLFVLVCCAVQAGLCGWFVQQQPSLSDYVAKMKINFVRAFLACPVLPLMGFAIIQGFNGALALVSFMCTFMAAKPLHQYNLARDITFSSLIYCVIWVSFIPIYIGLSIKNRSIVHVVFTLASNAGLVVAYYFPKCYFLLRKPELINTAEHFCTFLEGAPLTPAQEEPQPLKESEK; encoded by the exons ATGGCTGCACCTTTCACCCTGCTGGTTTTGTGCTGGGCGTTGAGACTGAGCTGCGGTGCGAATCCGCCTGAATGGTTCCACAACATTTCTACcagtctcttcaatttgtctgGGGACATCGTGCTCGGAGGGCTTTTTCCCATTAACCTGGTCTCCAGCAACTTCAGCCAGAGGAGGGAGCCTAACAACATCAGCTGTGAAAG TTTAAGTGAGGGTGGACTGGGCCTCGCTATAGTGATGAAATATGCAGTGGATGAGATCAACGGAAACCAAAATATTCTCCCTGGCATCAAGTTGGGTTATGAAATCTACGACACGTGCAGACAATCTGCCGTCATCGTGAAGCCCACCCTCTCTTTCCTCACTGCGAAATCCAACAAAGCGCTATCTGTGGAGTGTAATTACACCAACTATGAGACCAGCGTATCAGCCGTGATCGGTCCTTCTAGCTCGGAAATGGTGTCGGTCATAGGGAAACTCCTGGGATTCTTTCTGATGCCACAG GTTAGCTACAGTGCCACCAGTGACAAATTCAGCAACAATCTTCTCTACCCGTCATTCTTCCGTACGGTGCCCAGTGACAAATGGCAAGTGGATGTCATGGCACTGCTGATGAAGGAGTTCAACTGGAACTGGGTGGCGGTGGTGGGCAGTGAGGAGGAGTACGGACAACGAGGTGTGCAGGAATTCTccaaagtagcagaaaatatgTCTATCTGTGTGGCCTATCAGGGGCTGATTCCAGTCTACACTGACTCTGAACAAGCGatcaacaccatcatcaacaATATCCTAGCAACCAAAGTAGGAGTGGTAGTGGTCTTTTCTCTTCCAGAGCAAGTTGAGATCCTTTTTAAAGAG GTCATCAGGAGGAATGTAACAGCCGTGTGGATTGCCAGCACAAGTTGGACCCTCAGTAATCTAATGATTTCCCTCCCCAATATCCAAACGATCGGCACAATCATTGGATTCATCGACAAGACACAGACCCTGGATCTGCTCACTGCCTACACACAGGAGCTCTTCACCAAAATCAGTGAGGAGATGGAGAAGACGTCCGCTCCAGCACCAAAGTCCAAAGGCAATCATGACAATCCGTGCCCACAATGCTGGTACTTGTCACCTGCTAATATAAGCTTGGTGACAGACCCTGAAGTGAAGCGCAAAGCTTTCAGTGTGTATGCTGCCATCTACAGTGTGGCACAGGCACTGCACGACCTGCTGGAGTGCAATTCAACAGCCTGTATGTACGGATCTGACACCAAAATCTATCCCTGGAAg ctgttGGAGGTTTTAAGGAATACTtctgtagatataaatggcacACATTTAGAGTTTGACAGTAATGGCAACCCAAACAGGGGATACGATATGATTGAGTGGGTCTGGAAAGCTTCGGATTTAGAATTCACAACTGTCGGAGCCTTTTATAAACAACTATCCATCAACAAAACCCTCTTCAAATGGCACACCAAAAACTCTGAG GTTCCTCAGTCCACCTGTTCGGCAGCATGTGAGGAAGGCCAAGTCCGCAGAGTCAAAGGCTTCCACTCCTGCTGTTTTGATTGTATCGACTGTTTGGCAGGCACTTACCAGAAAAATGAGG AGGACATCCAGTGCACTAAGTGCCCGGATCATCAATGGTCTCAGAACCGCAGCACTAACTGCACTGAACCCACCTTTGACGTTTTGTCCTGGGACACGCCGGAGGCTCTGGAGATGACGCTGGCCGGGGTGCTGCTCCTGGTATTTCAGGTGTCAGTGGGTGTTGTCTTCCTGAAACATCGGGGTACCCTGTTGGTAGCGGCCTCGGGGGGAATCCTCAGTTTTGCGGCTCTGTTAAGCCTGATGGGAGGTTGCCTCAGTCTGCTGCTCTTCCTGGGGCAGCCAGGGGAAGTGGTGTGTCGTCTTCAGCTTCCCCTCACCTCCATTTTCCAAACAGTGGCCCTCTCCATTATCACTTCCATCTCACTACAG ATACTCTACGTGACAGAGTTCCCAAAGACGGCCGCCTCTCACCTGCATATACTGAGAGGCCTTGGAAGCTGGCTGTTTGTGCTGGTCTGCTGTGCCGTGCAAGCTGGTCTCTGTGGCTGGTTTGTTCAGCAACAGCCCTCGCTGTCTGACTATGtggcaaaaatgaaaataaactttGTGAGAGCATTTCTAGCATGTCCAGTGTTGCCCTTGATGGGATTTGCCATAATACAAGGTTTCAACGGTGCATTGGCCCTTGTATCATTCATGTGTACCTTCATGGCAGCAAAGCCTCTTCACCAGTACAACCTTGCCAGGGACATCACCTTTTCCTCCCTGATCTACTGTGTGATTTGGGTGAGCTTTATTCCCATCTACATAGGCTTGAGTATCAAGAACAGGTCTATTGTCCATGTGGTTTTCACCCTGGCAAGCAACGCGGGACTGGTGGTAGCCTACTACTTCCCAAAATGCTACTTCCTGTTGAGAAAACCTGAGCTCATCAATACAGCAGAGCACTTCTGTACCTTCCTAGAGGGCGCCCCACTAACACCAGCTCAGGAGGAACCACAGCCACTGaaagaatcagagaaataa